The Anabas testudineus chromosome 3, fAnaTes1.2, whole genome shotgun sequence sequence AGAAGGAAAATCAATGGCTACCATATCTAGTACTCCCATCCCTTCTACCAGTCCCGTTTTAACCAGTAAACATACTTTAAAAGCAAAACCTCCCACCAAGCAGGTAGAATCAAGATCATCTGCTGTCAGTGCAGAAACAAAATCTTCAGTTGTAAAAATAGATTCATTCTCTCCCCTTGATCCGCCTCAGGCTAGCTTGCATACCAGTAATGTTCAGCCTTCAACAGAACTACAGCTAGAGAACATTTCCCCTTCAAGCCCAGCAACAGATAATGTCATGACATCATCCATAGTTAAAGCTGCTGTGATTGATTCTGCCACTCCTGCCTCTCTGCCTCAGGCCTCAGTCTCAGTCAAAGCTCCATCCCCAAACAGAGGAACGTCACCGTCATCTCAGCAAAAAACTGGACTCAAAGACGTTCTGAAGACCAAAACAGCTGCACCGACAGGATCCCCAGCAGCCGAACCCTCCACGAAGTCAGCGACATCAACTGCATCTTCAACTGCTGACAAGAAGGTTGTTACAGCAGAGAAATCCCCTTTATCTGTAGAGCCAAAGGCAGGTCAGAAGCCAAAAGGCCTCAAGGGAAAGCTCAGTGGATGGACAAGACTTAAGAAACACATGGTCGTTGAGCCAGAGGAACCTACGTTTCCAGAGCCGAAGACCAAATGTCCGGTCGATTCCAGTGGCACAGAGGATAAAATAGATTGTCATGGTAGTGATAAGTTATCACCAGATAAATGTGCCAATCAAGAGATGGTTATGAACAAAGAAGCTCCCAAGGCACTGAAGATGTGGGACGCCCTCCTCTTTCAGATGTTCTCCACCAAAGAGAGAATCATGCACCAGATCAATGCCAGCAAAAAAGATGCAGACCAGAAAAAGGCCTCTAAAGACAATCAGGCAGAAGTTCCATCTTTTGTCAATCGCCTGCCAATTTTGCTTTACAGCCCCCGTTTTGATGCCAGAAAACTTAAAGAGGCAGCAGAAAAGCCTCTCACAAAAATAGCAGCAGTTTTTGAGAGGGGGCTAATGAAACGCAAAACTCAGGAGGATGACCGAAAGGACTTCAACAGAATAGCCAGAGGATTCAGTTCGTCAAAAGCTGCAGATATGTAACATGAACTGATGCagaagtactgtatgtttgggACTGATAAGACAAGTGATTCATAACTGAATTCTCTGTTGGGTAATTCATCATGAAACACAAAGATGCAATGGTCTCAGATACGCGAGGTAGTCTCTCCGAGAAAAAGAATCACAACAGAATCTGgatggaaatagaaaaaaaaaagtgtagtaGCAAAGattatttacactttaaatCTGCTTTGCATTTAGAATGTATAACTTGGCTTTTATAGACTTTACagctggaaaaataaaagttagaGCTGTAATACAGGAGTGCTACATGCacttaaaatcaaacaaatactgtaaaaagtaaggcaaagaaaaacaacacagatttgtttttcattttctttttctgattgACAGAAGTGTATATCCACCcaccagccacaacattaacataacCTGGAGGCTTTAATGTTGTGGAGGTCAGCATGGGAAATGCTGGCTATGGTCAAAAGATGCATCACAGCTTGGTACATAGCTGCAGATTGGTCAGTGCCCATGCTGACCTGTctaccacaacattaaaaccacccttgtttctgtgttgcagcTGATCTGTGTAGCATTAaatgcatgtactgtagataCTTTGATAGATAGATTTGATATGCTCCAcccttttctatttttctaaaCAAAGCGAGGCTTTTATTGTACACTGCTGCTAGGTGGTTTTTAAGGTGTGTAATAAATAGGGCTTTTACATTCCTGAAACAACAGGGCAGATGGATTTTATAGAAGAAAGAGACGAATGAACTAGTGAAGTTTGAGTCAGATTTAGGTTTCTGCAAGTCAGGTATGGACAAATGCAGCATGACCACAAAATAAGGCAAAGGAAAAGGGACACTGTCCAGAACTTTTGATGAGAACAGGAAACTACAACCATATGGGCTGGTTTACTTTGAGATGAGGCTTTATGAAAGAATTTGCTAAAGTGATGTTTTGAAGatctgtttgtccaccactttggtccagatTGAAATATCTAAACtaaatgttcattcattcactttgGCGGTCCTCTGAGCACCGTGAGGTTGATAGTTCTGAGTCAAATATCTGTTATAGCTGTAGACTCATCTGTTCACATATAAATGGGAGTCGGGTTTACATCCATGTTCCCCCTGCAGAGCTTGGCACAAACAAGAAAGTAGTTTGAGTTGTTTATTACTCTGCTCCatatgtgaagaaaacaaaatgcaataaaagctGATAGTCGCCTTTCAGTAGTTCTGTATGACGTGTTTTTAACAAGttaacagaaagaaatgatgcAGGATGAGATGCATCATTACCACTGAAAAGTAGACATTGGTTAAATTTCCTTTAGACTACCCAATAATTAACTTCAAGTGTTTCAAAAATCACTTTTGGAGAAAAGTGACATTATTGCTTTTTGTTATTTGAGACAGTCTCATTACACAGTGCTCAGCCCCAGAACATTCCTATTACACCATATCACCACTGTTGTGAAGAAGATATTGTTTCTCATGATTTTAGGGACTCAGAGGTGCTGTGTGAGGCGAGGACAGTAAATGGGAAGAATGACCGAATCGTTTGTTCCTGAAAGTTGTAGATTAGTAATATTTAAGATTTCCAGCCAGTGTAACAGGGAAACATAGTGAGCAGCATTGTTCTGTTCGTAGATGCTGTTTTCCTGCCTTGTGGTAAATTGGATAGTTGGATTATAATAGACGTGAATACCAGTGAATGATGCTCATGGTGAAGTGTGGATTAGAGAGAAAGGGCAGAGGTCAGATGTCCTGAGATATTAGCATGTTGTAGAGACAAAAAGTTGTTTTGACACTTTTCATCTCTatattaacttttaaaaactgttgttttccCCAAGGTGACCATCATGATGTGGAATTTCTTTAAGTTGAGGGGGATTTAACCCCTATAAGCTAACCTTAGCCCCATTTATTACACTGATGCTTAAACCATAATATGTTTTGCTAGCTGTGTGACTCTTAACAATCCATAAAGCTGAATCTGAAATTTGTgtcttgactttttttttttattatctgtcaCTTAAAATACAAGAACAGGAAGTTCTAACACTATTTACCACTAGTTCAAATGTTCACGGTCACATCACAGCTGGAAATTTCTGGTTTAAATCAAAACTTTCCATGTTTGGTGGTGAATAGAGAGTTCAGTAAATAAATAGGTAAATATTGTGTACAGGTTAATGATAATCAGACTTACCTGACTGACAGTTTTCAtcttcactgcagctgttgTCGACAGAAACCTTCTCGTACTTGCCGTGACCCGTCACCACATACTTGTATCTTTTACCACTGGAGTTCTCCTGAAATTCATTTGATACCAGTTTCAATAACAGACAGATTCATAAACACTGTAACTTCAGTTGTGAAAATCACTTATTTCGACTCATCTTCTGCATTATCTGCCTGTTCTCACcctgtcttcctgtttttattacaatagCAGTTATTATTCAATCATTCATTTTAGTTAAAAATTCGAGTTTGTTTGTGTAACTGACTGATCGAAATATCAGTAGTGTCCCTGACAGAAGCACATTTATATGTAGTTATGAACAGAACCTTTTTAAAGATGAAAGATTTCAAACCAAATGTGAAggcaatttaaaaaatgaaaaataaaaatgaccacACGTCACGGTTGTTGTATATTTGTGCCAAAGATACAACAACTCGACATGTAATGCATGTTAAGAAGACACATTTTATACAATCAGGGTGTTTGAGGATAACTTAGTTTAAGAGGTTAACTTTTGACTTACTGCTGGTTTGCTGGGCGAGCAGCACCTGCTCCCATCATCACTTCCTCTCACCCACTGATTGATGAGATCAGCCACACCGACCTTTATACCGTCTGCATCCTGGGatggaaaagaagaaattatcatcatcactgtGAAGAACAAAAACCTTGTGTCCACCTGATTCTAAACGATATAGACTAAAGGACACTAGGGAGGTTTTAAGGGAGATTAGtgttttcacaaacacatttaaacagcaaaTGTAACTTTGGAACGAAACTGAACAGATTTTATGACTGGTAAAGTGAACTTCATGAGTTAAGCTACAACCTTAGATGGTGTCACTGAGATGGGGTTTTGGTTCCAGGATTCTCTGGCCTCGAACAGGTTCTTCTTGTAGGCGACAGGTTCAGTGGGACTCGTCAGGTCTGTCAGCACCTGACAGCCTGATCTTCCGTCCTTTGAGGAGACCTGTGATAAATAAAGTAAGAAGAAGAGAGTTTAGATCCAACAGTGTGATAAACCTGAGACAGAGTTTGCACAGATGTatattttaatgacaaattaataagGTGTTGAGCTGATTAAAAATCTGGTCTGTGTCTGACATCACGTTGATTTAGTGCACAATATTTACCCTTTATTCTATTAGTGTCCAACTCTAGAGCAGGTACATTTATCCACTACTACGTGCCTtcaaaaatgcaacaaaaaaaacgAAGCCTGTGTTCAGTTCGCATCAGTAAGAACACAGTTGGAATTaatttacagaaacaaattcctgcagtttttattttcacgTTAAATGTCTCCTCTGTGATCATGGCTGATTGTTAATAGAGTTTAGCCAGAGGCAGCTGGACATTATCTTAAAGACTAAACTGCCATGTGGTGAATGGTGCACGAACATCTTGAACACCAGCTTGTTGCTTCAGTCAATAAAAGGAAGTTGGTAACTCACTGGGTTTTTACCTCAAGAGCGTGTGTGTACTGCTCCAGCCTCTTGTTAATCTTGGAAACAGCAACAGGCGGTGGCGTCTTCTTGGTGCTGTTGGTGCTTTAGAACAATGGATAAATGTTCACATCAGTCACAGAGTATTTCTGTGTAGGTGCAGCTGTACGAGGCGGAAACGTAACAGGGACAAAATGTCTACGTTTTTCAAACAGTCTGTCTCCGTAGAAGAAATCTGACTAAATTGGACTTTTATTCTTTGGAACATTTCCAGAACCAAAGAGGAACAACTGTTTTCTCGTAGCAGTCAGGAAGAGAAACTGGTTTGTTGCATTATTACACGgctcagagaaacacacactcaccttctCCTCAGAGACTCAGTTCTCTCTATGATCTGAGGAAAAATCAAACCAATGGTTAAAACTCTCAGTTCTCCTCAAACACTTCCTACTCAACATGCTGCACTCTGGACTGTACCCATTAAAAACCAGAGCATGATGTTGTGTTACTGGTTGGTTTTAGAGGGCTGGAGCACAGaataatgaatatatatatatataatatatttattataatatttactAGTTACCAGATTCTGGGTCATTTTGAATGGTACAGTAGGAGAAATAGGACAATGACTGAAGCAAAGAACAGGCTAGAAGTAGTGACCTGTAACCCTGCACAGGCCTCCGACTCTTCTTATGCTGGGCCCTCAGACtaaaacagatttgttttgtgtctccaTCATTTTTAATCTATGTACTCGTTTTGAGTTGttgtctgcagctttgttttacagtttttaaataagaaataaaaaagtctcTTTATTCAAAGGCTCAGCACTTAATATGCCTGTTTGATAATCCAAGCATGCCTGCAACGTCTGTGATCTTTAGGCCAGCACTGACATCATCTACAGACAAACTCACCGTGCATTTACCATCTGGTGAGACTCTGCTGTTCACTTCAtcctgttgaaaaaaaaaaaaacacaccgtGTGCCGAGAGGCTCCTGCAGCTCTGATAACTCAAATGAGTAGAAATCTAACATGCATCCATCCCAGCACACATGCGTGGTACTTACCGGGTAAAACTGTATGAGAAGTTTCtggtggagcagcaggaggcatgaaaaagagcaaagttgatatattaattcattaattatattgttcattcattcatttgtaacTTCCTGTCAAATATTGACACGGATTTGAAGATTCtattttaaagcacatttcagTTCTAGTCTTATGAGACACCTTGAACGTCGGGCTCATGGGGCCGTAGCAGTTCAGCGGCTCGTCGCcttcgctgctgctgctgcagagaggagctgcagatcTGCTCATGTCCTCACTCGTCCTGTCTCTGCTCTCCACCGTCATCTGggacaacacaaacaaaatgtcactaataaaaaaacaaggatCTGATGATGCAGTCTCTGGTCTGTTATTTGATATAGTTACCATATCTAATTCTTTTTGAATTAATCTAAACTTGCTCACAGGACTGGGTTCTGAAATACTTACATGCTGATTTTTGTTTCCCAGCACATCTATTCACAACCTCCAGAGTGAAAGGCTCTTTGTGGAAGTATCTTTTAGATTATGGCTCACACCTTTGAAACACGCTGCTCACACAGACTGGGTTATTTGTTGGCAAAAGACTAATGAATGGCAGACTGTTGGTTGGAATTACTTACATCATACTCCACACCTCATTTTGACACCCTGTGAGCAAAAAGCGGCATTCTTTCCTTTATTACTTTCAGATTTGCAGCTAAATTGAGCTGTAAGCATTTAAGAAAACGTGTTTGATGACTTATTCTTGTTTCTGCACTTCTGTCTGTCACTATGATGCCTAATAGTAGATGTATTGTATGAATAAAGGCCATGCACACTGGCCTTTTCAAGATAATACCAGGCAAATACATAAGACAGAGCCAACAGCATGTTTCATGACAATGTGAATGAAGGTTTCAGATGGACAAtggaaagaaactgaaacttcATCTTTAGAGCTCTTCACTGAGCCAAAGGAGCAACAGAGGTAATGAGTCAGATTAGAAATTTAACCCTGTCTGCCATCGtgtgcttctcctcctcctctccgtgTCCGTGCCTCCCGAGCTGCAGGTCGTCCTTCACTGCACGTGTGCAGCTCAGTTCTTCTTCCTCTAGATCGTCTTCTTCCACCATACCATGCTGCGCCACCTCTTCCACTTCCCTCTGCTCCTCGTGCTCCACCTGCCCATCCACTCTGCAGGCCCCTCCACTGTCAATAAGTTGGTTACTGGTAAAGAAACATTCAAACATAACAGAGATTACAGTTTATTCTTCTGCAGTTCAAAACATTACACAGGCTGCATCTGTCTAAACTTCTGTGATATTGTTAGCATGTACTGTGCACTAGACTGGAACTGGAAGCAGAGCAACGAGCCACTGAACCATGTAGccagaaaaacaagacagttaacaacagttaaacaaaatgaataagTTCAACTCGTTGGTTATAAAGAAAGCACTTATTTATGTGATTATATTGAGGCAGTGTGTTCTGTTTAATGTaccaaatacacaaataaacaagaaaGAGCCCTGCTCCAGCACCTCACTGTGTAACAACAGAGTGACAGAAGTTGAGATGAGAACACACCGTGGCTTCATTGTCCCGGCCACCAGATAGGACGTCCTGTCTGCTGGTTGGCCTGCAGCGTGCTGCAGCCTGTTGTCCTGCGGCAGAAAGACTGACGAGCTGTAGGACGTCCTGACTTCCTTTCTGCTGCTGGACATCTAcaataaaccaaaaacaaagcagatcaGTCCACAGTGATGTGTGTGCTGTAAAGTGTGTGTCCGACCTGTTTCAGACACAGTCAGTTATTTTTTCCAGCTGTAA is a genomic window containing:
- the LOC113173970 gene encoding lymphocyte-specific protein 1-like; the protein is MDTTTRARTQDHQPGAAQSTVSESIRRRSSSRQLLQNLIRVTAQRSQEDAEEVERERRRRARERQREERGPSWSELPQHNNLTHNKEFDEEMKPCSFLVLEEDEGFSDWSHRLENRQEQEVQDDCSAQEQRPSAPQWKPEQEEAEEGENEPEQRNQSQEPSPRPPEKMSSSRKEVRTSYSSSVFLPQDNRLQHAAGQPADRTSYLVAGTMKPRNQLIDSGGACRVDGQVEHEEQREVEEVAQHGMVEEDDLEEEELSCTRAVKDDLQLGRHGHGEEEEKHTMADRMTVESRDRTSEDMSRSAAPLCSSSSEGDEPLNCYGPMSPTFKKLLIQFYPDEVNSRVSPDGKCTIIERTESLRRSTNSTKKTPPPVAVSKINKRLEQYTHALEVSSKDGRSGCQVLTDLTSPTEPVAYKKNLFEARESWNQNPISVTPSKDADGIKVGVADLINQWVRGSDDGSRCCSPSKPAENSSGKRYKYVVTGHGKYEKVSVDNSCSEDENCQSAGLFCEDS